A DNA window from Amycolatopsis sp. DSM 110486 contains the following coding sequences:
- a CDS encoding aldehyde dehydrogenase family protein — translation MRSQDLFINGQRVSREATAEVRSPWDGLLVGTYAMGGTEDATAAVTAAHHALAEGLPPHRRAEVLGAAARLVGERAEEFARLLLLEAGKPITAARGEVQRAITTLQLSADEARRLPSESVQMDAFPSGDGMFAFTVAEPLGVVAAITPFNFPLNLVAHKIGPALAAGCPVVLKPSERTPLTAGLLVEVLADAGLPAGWLNLVTGDPAQIVKAWQEDERVAVVSFTGSAAVGWQIKAGSPHKHHILELGSNTAMVVDADADLDRAVAAAVASGYGFSGQACVSLQRLYVHEDVVDDVVAKLGAAVTALAVGDPADEKTVVGPLISGQATDRVMEWVQGAVSEGARVVAGGALRDGVLEPTVVTDVRADSALLCSEVFGPVVTVVPVKDVAEAIAAANDSRFGLNTAIFTNDLTNALQYAKKAEAGSVLVNVAPAFRADHMPYRGVKESGHGREGVKYAVASLVAEKLVILAA, via the coding sequence GTGCGTTCACAGGATTTGTTCATCAACGGACAGCGCGTGTCACGCGAAGCAACAGCCGAGGTTCGCAGCCCGTGGGACGGGCTGCTCGTCGGCACCTACGCGATGGGCGGCACCGAAGACGCCACCGCCGCCGTGACCGCCGCGCACCACGCGCTGGCCGAAGGACTGCCGCCGCACCGCCGGGCCGAGGTGCTCGGGGCCGCGGCGCGGCTCGTCGGCGAGCGAGCCGAGGAGTTCGCCCGGCTGTTGCTGCTCGAAGCGGGCAAGCCGATCACGGCCGCGCGCGGCGAGGTGCAGCGCGCGATCACCACGCTGCAGCTCTCGGCCGACGAGGCTCGCCGGCTTCCGAGTGAATCCGTGCAGATGGACGCTTTCCCGTCCGGTGACGGAATGTTCGCCTTCACCGTGGCCGAGCCACTGGGTGTGGTCGCGGCGATCACGCCGTTCAACTTCCCGCTGAACCTGGTCGCGCACAAGATCGGCCCCGCGCTGGCGGCCGGCTGCCCGGTGGTGCTCAAGCCGTCGGAGCGGACGCCGCTCACCGCGGGCCTGCTCGTGGAGGTCCTGGCCGACGCGGGGCTGCCCGCCGGCTGGCTGAACCTCGTGACCGGGGACCCCGCGCAGATCGTGAAGGCGTGGCAGGAGGACGAGCGCGTGGCCGTGGTCTCGTTCACCGGTTCGGCCGCCGTCGGCTGGCAGATCAAGGCCGGTTCGCCGCACAAGCACCACATCCTGGAGCTCGGCTCGAACACCGCGATGGTGGTGGACGCCGACGCCGACCTCGACCGCGCGGTCGCCGCCGCCGTGGCGTCGGGCTACGGCTTCTCCGGCCAGGCTTGTGTTTCGCTGCAACGGCTTTACGTCCACGAGGACGTGGTCGACGACGTCGTGGCCAAGCTCGGCGCGGCCGTCACGGCGCTCGCCGTGGGCGACCCGGCCGACGAGAAGACTGTGGTCGGCCCGCTGATCAGCGGCCAGGCCACCGACCGCGTCATGGAGTGGGTCCAGGGCGCCGTCAGCGAAGGCGCCCGCGTGGTCGCCGGCGGCGCGCTGCGCGACGGCGTGCTCGAACCGACCGTGGTCACGGACGTCCGGGCGGACTCGGCGCTGCTGTGCAGCGAGGTCTTCGGCCCGGTCGTCACCGTGGTGCCCGTGAAGGACGTCGCCGAGGCCATCGCCGCGGCCAACGACTCCCGCTTCGGCCTCAACACCGCGATCTTCACCAACGACCTCACCAACGCCCTGCAGTACGCCAAGAAGGCGGAAGCGGGCTCGGTCCTGGTCAACGTCGCGCCCGCGTTCCGCGCGGACCACATGCCCTACCGCGGTGTCAAGGAATCGGGCCACGGCCGCGAAGGCGTGAAGTACGCCGTGGCGTCGCTGGTCGCCGAGAAGCTCGTGATCCTCGCCGCCTGA